A single genomic interval of Spinacia oleracea cultivar Varoflay chromosome 6, BTI_SOV_V1, whole genome shotgun sequence harbors:
- the LOC110788312 gene encoding dihydroxy-acid dehydratase, chloroplastic isoform X2, giving the protein MQASLITPYSSLNLSTPNVSKRVVIPVRCLSVRASSVPSTPTTQRPPSEMSDSSLKLNKYSSRITEPKSQGASQAVLYGIGLSDDDMQKPQIGISSVWYEGNTCNMHLLSLAEAVKEGVTDAGLIGFRFNTVGVSDAISMGTSGMRYSLQSRDLIADSIETVMSAQWYDGNISVPGCDKNMPGTIMAMGRLNRPSIMIYGGTIKPAHFQGRTFDIAKALECYGEYVSGAITDEQRMDVVRNACPGAGACGGMYTANTMASAIETMGMTLPYSSSTPAEDPLKLDECRLAGKYILDLLKMDLRPRDIITENSLRNAMVMVMALGGSTNAVLHLIAIARSVGLDLTLNDFQKVSDKIPLLADLKPSGKYVMEDLHKIGGTPAVIRHLLELGYLDGDCITVTGKTLAENAKLFPALAEGQQIIRSQSNPIKQTGHIQILYGNLAPEGSVAKITGKEGLYFSGPAFVFDGEEAMVAAISEDPQSFKDVALLTDGRFSGASHGFVVGHVCPEAQEGGPIAFIKNGDIITIDVLKRGMDVHLTGEEIRERREKWSPPPFKANKGVLYKYIKNVQSASRGCVTDE; this is encoded by the exons ATGCAAGCTTCTCTAATAACACCGTATTCAAGCTTAAACCTTTCAACCCCAAATGTCTCAAAAAGGGTAGTCATTCCTGTAAGATGTCTTTCTGTAAGAGCATCGTCTGTACCTTCGACCCCGACTACTCAAAGACCGCCTTCTGAGATGTCCGATTCCTCACTTAAGCTCAACAAGTACAGCTCTCGCATTACTGAACCTAAGTCTCAAGGTGCTTCACAAGCTGTTCTGTATGGAATTGGACTTTCCGATGATGACATGCAGAAACCCCAGATTGGTATTTCATCAGTTTGGTATGAGGGTAACACTTGTAATATGCATCTATTAAGCTTGGCAGAAGCTGTAAAAGAAGGAGTTACGGATGCTGGATTGATTGGGTTTAGGTTCAATACTGTTGGTGTTAGTGATGCCATTTCAATGGGTACAAGTGGGATGCGTTACAGTTTGCAGTCTCGAGATCTGATTGCTGACAGTATTGAGACTGTTATGTCTGCTCAATGGTATGATGGCAACATCTCCGTTCCTGGGTGTGATAAAAAT ATGCCAGGTACTATCATGGCTATGGGGCGTCTCAATAGGCCAAGTATCATGATATACGGCGGTACTATCAAG CCTGCTCATTTTCAAGGACGTACCTTTGATATTGCAAAAGCTTTAGAG TGTTATGGGGAGTATGTTAGCGGAGCTATTACTGACGAACAGAGAATGGATGTTGTCCGAAATGCCTGTCCTGGAGCAGGGGCATGTGGTGGAATGTATACAGCCAATACCATGGCATCTGCTATTGAGACAATGGGAATGACTCTTCCGTACAG TTCTTCAACACCAGCCGAAGACCCTCTAAAGTTGGATGAATGCCGTCTTGCTGGAAAATATATCCTTGATTTACTGAAGATGGACTTAAGACCACGAGACATAATAACCGAGAATTCTCTGCGCAATGCAATGGTTATGGTTATGGCCCTAGGTGGGTCTACAAATGCTGTACTCCATCTGATTGCCATTGCTAG GTCTGTTGGTCTAGATTTGACTCTCAATGACTTTCAGAAGGTTAGTGATAAGATTCCACTGCTTGCCGATCTTAAGCCGAGTGGTAAATATGTCATGGAAGATTTACACAAG ATTGGTGGTACTCCTGCAGTGATTCGCCACCTTCTTGAACTGGGATACTTGGATGGGGATTGCATTACTG TTACGGGGAAAACACTGGCCGAGAATGCCAAGCTCTTCCCAGCCCTGGCTGAAGGTCAG CAAATAATACGGTCCCAGTCAAACCCCATCAAGCAAACAGGACATATCCAGATATTGTATGGTAACCTTGCTCCAGAGGGTTCTGTAGCAAAAATTACTGGAAAAGAAGGATTGTATTTCTCTG GTCCGGCATTTGTTTTTGATGGAGAAGAAGCTATGGTTGCTGCCATTTCAGAGGACCCTCAAAGCTTTAAG GATGTGGCTCTGTTAACAGATGGAAGATTCTCAGGAGCTTCACACGGGTTTGTTGTTGGTCATGTGTGTCCAGAAGCACAG GAGGGTGGACCAATCGCTTTCATTAAAAATGGAGATATTATTACAATTGATGTTCTAAAGAGGGGAATGGATGTTCATTTAACAGGAGAGGAGATCAGAGAGCGAAGGGAGAAATGGAGTCCACCTCCTTTCAAGGCAAATAAAGGAGTCTTGTACAAG TACATCAAGAATGTCCAGTCAGCTTCCAGGGGTTGCGTAACTGATGAATAG
- the LOC110788312 gene encoding dihydroxy-acid dehydratase, chloroplastic isoform X1 — MQASLITPYSSLNLSTPNVSKRVVIPVRCLSVRASSVPSTPTTQRPPSEMSDSSLKLNKYSSRITEPKSQGASQAVLYGIGLSDDDMQKPQIGISSVWYEGNTCNMHLLSLAEAVKEGVTDAGLIGFRFNTVGVSDAISMGTSGMRYSLQSRDLIADSIETVMSAQWYDGNISVPGCDKNMPGTIMAMGRLNRPSIMIYGGTIKPAHFQGRTFDIAKALECYGEYVSGAITDEQRMDVVRNACPGAGACGGMYTANTMASAIETMGMTLPYSSSTPAEDPLKLDECRLAGKYILDLLKMDLRPRDIITENSLRNAMVMVMALGGSTNAVLHLIAIARSVGLDLTLNDFQKVSDKIPLLADLKPSGKYVMEDLHKIGGTPAVIRHLLELGYLDGDCITVTGKTLAENAKLFPALAEGQQIIRSQSNPIKQTGHIQILYGNLAPEGSVAKITGKEGLYFSGPAFVFDGEEAMVAAISEDPQSFKGKVVVIRGEGPKGGPGMPEMLTPTSAIVGAGLGKDVALLTDGRFSGASHGFVVGHVCPEAQEGGPIAFIKNGDIITIDVLKRGMDVHLTGEEIRERREKWSPPPFKANKGVLYKYIKNVQSASRGCVTDE, encoded by the exons ATGCAAGCTTCTCTAATAACACCGTATTCAAGCTTAAACCTTTCAACCCCAAATGTCTCAAAAAGGGTAGTCATTCCTGTAAGATGTCTTTCTGTAAGAGCATCGTCTGTACCTTCGACCCCGACTACTCAAAGACCGCCTTCTGAGATGTCCGATTCCTCACTTAAGCTCAACAAGTACAGCTCTCGCATTACTGAACCTAAGTCTCAAGGTGCTTCACAAGCTGTTCTGTATGGAATTGGACTTTCCGATGATGACATGCAGAAACCCCAGATTGGTATTTCATCAGTTTGGTATGAGGGTAACACTTGTAATATGCATCTATTAAGCTTGGCAGAAGCTGTAAAAGAAGGAGTTACGGATGCTGGATTGATTGGGTTTAGGTTCAATACTGTTGGTGTTAGTGATGCCATTTCAATGGGTACAAGTGGGATGCGTTACAGTTTGCAGTCTCGAGATCTGATTGCTGACAGTATTGAGACTGTTATGTCTGCTCAATGGTATGATGGCAACATCTCCGTTCCTGGGTGTGATAAAAAT ATGCCAGGTACTATCATGGCTATGGGGCGTCTCAATAGGCCAAGTATCATGATATACGGCGGTACTATCAAG CCTGCTCATTTTCAAGGACGTACCTTTGATATTGCAAAAGCTTTAGAG TGTTATGGGGAGTATGTTAGCGGAGCTATTACTGACGAACAGAGAATGGATGTTGTCCGAAATGCCTGTCCTGGAGCAGGGGCATGTGGTGGAATGTATACAGCCAATACCATGGCATCTGCTATTGAGACAATGGGAATGACTCTTCCGTACAG TTCTTCAACACCAGCCGAAGACCCTCTAAAGTTGGATGAATGCCGTCTTGCTGGAAAATATATCCTTGATTTACTGAAGATGGACTTAAGACCACGAGACATAATAACCGAGAATTCTCTGCGCAATGCAATGGTTATGGTTATGGCCCTAGGTGGGTCTACAAATGCTGTACTCCATCTGATTGCCATTGCTAG GTCTGTTGGTCTAGATTTGACTCTCAATGACTTTCAGAAGGTTAGTGATAAGATTCCACTGCTTGCCGATCTTAAGCCGAGTGGTAAATATGTCATGGAAGATTTACACAAG ATTGGTGGTACTCCTGCAGTGATTCGCCACCTTCTTGAACTGGGATACTTGGATGGGGATTGCATTACTG TTACGGGGAAAACACTGGCCGAGAATGCCAAGCTCTTCCCAGCCCTGGCTGAAGGTCAG CAAATAATACGGTCCCAGTCAAACCCCATCAAGCAAACAGGACATATCCAGATATTGTATGGTAACCTTGCTCCAGAGGGTTCTGTAGCAAAAATTACTGGAAAAGAAGGATTGTATTTCTCTG GTCCGGCATTTGTTTTTGATGGAGAAGAAGCTATGGTTGCTGCCATTTCAGAGGACCCTCAAAGCTTTAAG GGAAAGGTTGTCGTTATTAGGGGCGAGGGGCCTAAAGGCGGACCAGGCATGCCTGAAATGTTGACACCAACTAGTGCAATAGTTGGAGCTGGCCTCGGAAAA GATGTGGCTCTGTTAACAGATGGAAGATTCTCAGGAGCTTCACACGGGTTTGTTGTTGGTCATGTGTGTCCAGAAGCACAG GAGGGTGGACCAATCGCTTTCATTAAAAATGGAGATATTATTACAATTGATGTTCTAAAGAGGGGAATGGATGTTCATTTAACAGGAGAGGAGATCAGAGAGCGAAGGGAGAAATGGAGTCCACCTCCTTTCAAGGCAAATAAAGGAGTCTTGTACAAG TACATCAAGAATGTCCAGTCAGCTTCCAGGGGTTGCGTAACTGATGAATAG